The sequence GGGATCATCAGCACTACATGCCAGGGGACTCAAGTTTCAGCAACTGGCTGTCTAAACACATTTCAGATGGTGATTTTTAAGATGCATGCCAAACGTGTGATCTTTTGTTTCCTCCAATGATttgtaatatacattttaagactgGAAACTTTTTTGTACAACATCCAATAAAACATTTTGGTTTTAAATTCTGCCCGTGAGTTATTACTCCCACGCCAGGCTGCCGTAGTAGTAGCCTAAGCCACTTAGTTAAGCGGATGTCTTAGGACCCCCATCTGACCTCGGACCGCTAGTTTTCTGCGTTCCCCCATCTGATCCACCGACACCCCGCAGCGCTCTTGGTTCCCTACTACAGCCTGGAGCTACCAGGTCTGCAAAGCGCAGGGTAAACGCGCCCATCGTCCAGTGTGCACGCCCTGCGGGACCTTTGGGGGTGGAGCCTAAGCGCGGAGGTGCTGGCCTTTCAACCCCGGAGTTCGACACGGGAATCCGACTTCGGCCCGTTCCTCTCTGCGCGTGCGCGGGATGTTTCGCGCAGCCTTATGGGAGTTGTAGTCCGGATCCTGCTCCCACCCACTGGAACTCCATTTCCCGTGGGGCCCTGGGGCAGCGGACTTCCGGCGTGAGTGCGGGTCGGCGCACGCGGCGGCGGTCCGGTTGACTTTGCGGAGCCATGGAGGGCGGCTTCGGCTCCGATTTCGGGGGCTCCAGCGGCGGGAAGCTGGACCCAGGGCTCATCATGGAGCAGGTGAAAGTGCAGATCGCCGTGGCCAACGCGCAGGAGCTGCTACAGGTCCGGGCTggccgggggcggggtgggggactAAGGGCTGCGAGATCCTCCGGGGCCGGTGTCGCAACTGAGGGCTCGCGTGTCCCCACAGAGGATGACGGACAAGTGCTTCCGGAAGTGTATCGGGAAGCCGGGGGGTTCCCTGGACAATTCGGAGCAGGTAAAACCAGGGGTGGCGGGGTCACGGGCTGGACCCGGTGGGGTGGCCTCCGCGCGTGCGCTGACTTAATAAAGAGGCGTGGAGAGTATGCTGCGCGTGCGCAGTCCGCTACCGGGGCGGGGGCACCAGCAGCTGTCCAGACCTAAGCGGCTCGCCCATTCCTTCCCCAGAAGTGCATCGCCATGTGCATGGACCGCTACATGGACGCCTGGAACACCGTGTCACGTGCCTACAACTCGCGGCTGCAGCGGGAAAGAGCCAACATGTGACCGCGACGCGCCAGCAGACCAACCCCCCAACCCTTGCCCTACCCCCGGACCTATTTCCATAAACGCTGTTTGTGAGGCGGGGTCCTGCATGTGCGTACTGCCTACCAGAAGTTTATGAGGACGACATTGGTGCTGGGACCGTTGGGATTCTACCCGTCCTTTCCGCCTAGCCTCCCACCTGCTAGCCGGGGTAGCTTGGGTTTTGGTAGGGGCGGCCTTGGCTCCGGTGCCACCTCCCTTTGTGCGCCTGTTAACGGATTAAGTCGTATGGACCGTGATGGGGCCTCAACCCGGCTTACACTGTCTGCCTGGGAGGAGGGTGCTGGTTGACACATCACAAGCTTTATTCAGCGGCCAGAGAATGGAGAAGCTTGAACTAGTTCAGGGCTGAACTTGACAACCCCCTGGCGAGAGGGATTTAATTTTAAAGGGAGGAGTGAGGTCAGTGATGGGGAGCCATGTTTATTAGTTTACCTGGGAAGCGGCAGGGCTTTTTTGAGGGAGTGGGGGACCACCCCCTTTTTATCCTGTTTTGGTCTTTTAATGTATGGTACTGGCTGCTGGGAGGTGTGTTGTTTAATACGTTCATACAGTAAAATCAACATGTAATGAGATGCAGGGTCTGTTGGAGTTTGGATTGCTGCCAACTTGGTCTCAGCTGGTTCCActtgtttttttctgtgtgtgtgtgtgtgtgtgtgtagagggagCACTTCCTTTTTTATCTCTGGACCCTTGAACTTAAAGGTTTATGTTAACTCTTGCTAAACGTGGGGAGGGGCTGTGGTTGGCAGGTTTTGAGCAAATTCCTGGCTTTCCCCTGGCGACAAAGCCTCCCCTTTTCTTGTTACTGCTCCTCATTCTTGAGGGGCACTGGAGGACAAATGGTCTGACTTCTGAAGCTGAGGCTGTTTTTTGCTGAACACATGGGTGTGGTTGTTCCCTAGTTGAGGGGGGCAGAACTGTTCCCTGATGAGCCTAAAATATGTGTGATGGTCACCAGGCTGCAGTCCCATGTACTTGCATCCTTGCATTCGAATCGTCCTGAAGTTTGATGACTTAAAGCTGTTCACTAACGGAAGTTGAGGAGGCAATTAAAGAGGCCCGCCCAGAGATGAGCAGACAGATGATAGCAGTTAGTGGGTAGAGAAGTGGAAGAAGCCAAGCTAAGCCAAGGAGGCCTCTGTTTGACCAAATGGAGCTTGGATTGGATTTTGGAGTGTGTTATATCTGTGTAACCACTGAGCTTGCTCATACCTGTGTTTTGTATTTACCTTGATCTGACTGGAATTATTGACACCCATGTAGCATGTCTTAACTGTGCAGACTTCCCCTTCCTCAGGTAGGAGATAATCAAGGGGCAGCCTGTTGTCGAGAATATTTGCTACTAAATCCACAAGCTTTGAGgcatggttttaaaaaaaggGGGTAATTTAAGGTCTGTGGCAGGTTCACTAGTATATTGAGTGGGTGGCTCAATAACTTCTTTCTCAGGTGTAGATGATGTCACTTTGGTATGGTGGCCCATGGAGTCATGCCCTATAATCATCAGAGTGGGTGGTCGAGATTACTTGGAAAGGTCCTGCCCACCTagggtctgggcttcccaggtggttcagtggtaaaaggatcctcctggcaatgcaggagatgcaggtttgatccctgggtcaaggagttcccctggatgaggaaatggctactcactccagaattcttgcctggaaaatcacacagacagaggagtctggcaggctacagcagcACCTGGGGGGGTGTCTAACTGGTCTTCTGGATTTCCAGCTTCCCAGGTTCTCAAACCCAACCCCCAGGGAGGACAGGATGTGAAGTGATGTCCAGGCAGGCAGTTCCAATCCCGTAGGTGTGTACAGCTCTGACTCTCCCCTCTTAAGGCATGTTTCAGTGCGTCCATCTCCCTGAGGTGGGTTTTGGAGCTGGGGGGGCATCCCTCACATGCCCCCATGTGGACCCCACCTGTGTGTCCCTCGGGGGCTGTCCACGTTCTCACAAGTGCTCTAGGGGACGGAGAGCCAGGGCAGGTGAGTGTCTGAACATCGTTTGGCTGAGTTTCTTTTGAGGGTttgatttgttttacttttcccgACAATTGTGGTCTCCAAGTGGCATGAAAAGCCCACTTAATTCCTAGAGCACTAAAGACTTCCATAGAAATTTGAGAAACAATGGCGGGCCTGTCGTGACTCTAGATGGACTTGGGGAGCCCAAACCGAGGGGTTATTTCCTTGAGCAGGGTCTTGGAGAACTCCAGGGCAGTATCCGTTTGGGTGGGGCATGCCTCTATCCAGCTGGCGAGGGTGTCAGTGACAGCCAGCAAACATCTGATGTCTCCTTGTGTCCAGGGCATCCCTAGAAATCAGTCTGCTGGTCTTGACTTGGATGTGTGGCTCTGTCCCACATGGGGTCACTCCCTTGACCTTGCGGGGGCTGGGTGAGTGTTGGGCTTATTCCAGAGGCAGACAGAGTGAGCTTCGATTCCATTTAAGGAGACTGGAGAACAGGCATGGTCGTGGACTTGATGAGCTGACATGGGGCCTCCtgactgtgctgtgtgctcaggtgAGCTGCCCGGATGGCCTGCAGTGTGATGCCGACAGGAGGAACAGCTGTGTATCCATCCACCCCAGGCATTCAGGGCTTTTAAGTTATCACCATCTGAAATGGTGCTCCTTTTGTTCTGGGGTGTAGACGGGAGCAAAGCGAAGTCCGTGATCCCCTCTCTGCTTGTTCAGCTGCCGTGTCTGCCCTGTTACTTCCTTTTGTTATTCCTGCGTCTATTGATAGCCTCTGTGGTGAGTGACCGCCGCCTCCATTGGCTTTAAAGTCAGTGTAGCTGCAGACAGCTTGCCCTTTCCCCAACTCTAGTGCCCTGGCCTGTACGCAGAGCAGCCAGAGGGCAGAGCTTTAGCATCCTCTGCTAGAGTGATGGACCCAGGGCATGCCCTCCCTTGCGTTTCCATCTTTTGTGATGCTCCTCCCATGGGTGAAACAGTCGGATTCTGCAGGTCCAGCCCCCGGGGGTGACCCTGTCCCATGACTTCCTCCCGATCGCAAGTTAACCTTGGACCTGGCTGAGGGTGCAGGCAGGCGTGGTGACATCGCAGGGCCTCCGTCACCAGCAGGTCGTCTAGAAGTGCAACTTGAGCTCCACCctgtctgccccccacccctttccTTATGAAGGGCTGGACATGGTTGGGGTGGTGGGGCTCCAGATGGTCAGGAGATGTCCAGAGGTTAGTCCTCACCTCTCTGAGGAGCCGAGAATTAACAGCTACAGCCTGTCAGCACAGGGCAGTCCTTTAGAACTTTGGTCCAGTTGTTCAGAATAGGCTGCAGCCTGAGTCAGAGGCCCCAGCTTTGGGGAGGCTCTCCTGGTGAGttctttcgtgtgtgtgtgtgtgtgtgtgtctctctctctctcccggtGAGTTCTTCCGTGTGTATGCGTGGCTCTCCTGATGAGTTCTTCCgcgtgtctgtgtatgtgtgtgtgtgtctctgtgtgtgtgtgcatgtgaatgGAGCTGTGAATGGGTCCCATGAAGCTAATGCGGGGACGTTCCAGGAGCACTTGGTCACAGTCAGGGGTCCATTCTGACGGGTCAGGCTCCTTCACTTTTTAGAAAATTGTTGTTTCTTTctccttggctgtgctgggtcttggttgctccgtgggcttttctctagctggggGAGCGGGGActtctctccagttgcagtgcgcAGGTTTCTCCTTGCACTTGGCCTCTTGTCACGGGGCATGGACTCCGGAGGGCATGTGCTTCGGGAGCTGCGGCCCCCGGGCTCAGCGGTGTGGCGCAGGGGCTCCGtggctctgtggcgtgtgggatccccagaccagggatggaccccatgtttcctgcactgacaggtggattctttaccagtgagcccccAAGGGAGCCTGGtccttcccttttatttttaaaggtttatttttgagacattaaaatttctttctcataTTAACGTCTTTGCTGTCTGGTGTGCAttttgtgctcagctgtgtccgactctgcgaccccatggactgtagccagccaggctcctctgtccatggaattctcaggccaagaatactggagtgggttgccacttgttCTCCGTGGTCTCTCACTTTTAATTGTTCGTACCAGGGCTTAGTAATCTAAGCTAAAGTTAGGGATCCCTATACAACAGAACCCGGCCATCCCCAGGAAACCCCAGAGCTGCTTTCTTGTACTGGGGGTGCCCTCTGACAaggcccctctctcctccccctcgACTGTGCCCTGGGCCCCTCTGCTATGATGCACCCTCAAGGCTCTGCCTGATGGGGGAGGGTTGGGTTTTCTCCTCTGAAACTTGAGGTCCTCTCTCAGCCAGGGGATTTACAACGTTAACTGTGCTGTGGCAGCCAGCTCTCTGATGGACTGGCAGAATGTCATCCACTCggcgggtggcactagtggtaaagaacgcatctgccagtgcaggagacacgagactCGGCGTGGGGTCATGCCTGGGTGGGgcaggtccctggaggaggggatggcaacccctccagtcttccggagcatcccatggacaggagcctggcgggctacagccatagcagcacagagttggacactcctgaagcgacttagcacacacgcaccacTCACTGGAGAATAATTCCTATTCTGACTCGAGGTCCCTACAGTCCTCAGctcgttgctgttcagtcactaagtcagatgcagctctttgcaaccccatggactgcagcacgccagacttccctgtccttcactctctctcagagttggcttaaactcatgtccatccacccatctcatcctctgttgtccccttctcctgccctcagtcttccccagcatcagggtcttttccacatgagtcagttcttcgaatcaggtggccaaaatgttagagcttcagcatcagtccttccaatgattattcagggttgatttcctttaggattgactactttGATCTCGGGACCATACAGAGGGACTAACCCCCTCAAGATTAATCAGGCCATTGTTCTTGAAACGgctttccccagtggcccagtgatTAGTACTCTTCACTTCCAAAGCACAGggtaggggtttgatccctggtgggggaactaagatcccacgtgctgctcagtgcccccccgccaaaaaaaaaattattcttggtCAAGGGCAGTAGCACTAGGGTGACAGAACAAGCGAATCCACAGTCAAAGATGTTTCAGTGTTGAGGTGTTTGTCTTGGAGATAAACCATAGCCTCCAGTTTCTATAGTATGTCTTTCAGTGTTAGAGAAAGCAGGTGTTCCAGGACACGTAAGAGTGAGGTGACCCTCTCCCGAGTTGCACTCGCTGTTCCTGTAGCTTCCCCTCCACGGCCGTCATTCTGCATTTATCTTCACTCATTCTATCCTGTCAAGTGTTCAAGACAGAGGGGGGCCCCATGTCCACTAGAAAGTCCACCGTTTTACCCCCGTGGTCAGACAGCCAAGGCTTCTCCAAGGAGCTCCTGGGCACCATCAGTCCTCTTCTTAAATGTGTGCAACCAGCAAGGATGAAACAGGTTGCGGTGGTCCCCTGGGCTTGCTTCGACATTTGGGTCATCCCCCTTCTGGCGGCCCTGCTGCAGGCCTTGTGCGCAGTGACTGGCTTTGAGTTCTCCCCACTGTGGTCTTTGGAAGCCAGGGCGCCTCACTGATATCACATAGTCCCTTTAGGGGGGCCAGATCGCTGAAGCCAGGTTACTGGCTGTTGGTTCCGCTCGTCTGTCTTCCTTGGCATCTGCCTCCAGATCCCAGTTGTTGAACATCCTAAATGCTGATCGCACCCCCAGGAAGTGGGCATGGGGGGCCCTGTCTCCAGCTTCTGTAATGTTCTAATGTCTTGGATGCTCTGGAAAGTGAAATGGGACTTTGCACATTATTGACCAAGGGATTTTTGCAGGAACTAACGTCTGTGGCCAGtgatttgttatgtaagtgaatacTGAAACATCTCCAGCCAATAATGTTCGGGTAACGAAAGACGCATTCATCCACCTGTGGTCAGTACGTTGTTAAGAATGGCCTGCCCATCCGCTGACCCCAGGTTCACGTTCATGTACACACAAAGGCATTCCCTGAGGCATTCCAGGAACCCTACAAATCACATCCCCGAGAGTGAGGTGCTGCTGGCCATCTTCCTCTCGATGGTCCTACCTGGGGTCTGTGTTGGAAGCAGCCTGAATTCCAGGCTggtatgggcttccttggttgctcagacagtaaagaatctgcctgcagtgcaagagacctgggttcaatccctgggtcgggaagatttccctggagaaggaaatggcaacccactccagtatacttgcctgggaaatcccatggacagaggagcctggcgggccatagtccatggggtcgcaaagagcagacacaattaagcgactaacacaccaCAGAGCATGGCCAGCATGACTTTGATGGGTCTTGTCAGCTTCCTCCTTTGTATTAATCAGTGCCTTTTCTTCCCCAGGAGAATAAAATGTTCATCAAGTGGGGAAACAGGTTTGGAATATTCCCTAGACTAAATTAAGAAGGACTCTTGGGGTCCCCTTCAAACCCTTGGATCTGTCCTTTCAGTCCTGTAGATCTGGGAGAAGAGGGCTACGTACACAGCGGTCACACTGCTCCCTAGGACCTCCCAAGGCGGGAGTTGCCTACTGAGCCCAGAGGGTGGGTATGTCATGGACTGATTCCCCTAGGAGGTGTGGAGAGATGGGGGTTGGAGAGAGTAGAAGGCATGGGAACCAGAAGAGGTGGGATAGATGACTCAGGAGTCCTGGGTGAGCCGGTGGAAGGGGAACACGGCCCTTGGTTGGGGAGGAGGCCATGAGGAGCCTCAGGCTCAGGCCCCAATACCAGGAGGGAGATTAGAAGTAACCCCACATTTCCTGCATAGCACAGTAAGAAACTGGAATGAGGTCTTGGCCCATGTTCTTCAGATGCTGGCGGTAGAGATGCAGTTGGGAAATGGTGTTAGGATTTAGAGAGCGTGGTTGGGCAGCTCTCTCCCTCCGCTGGTTTATACTGGGGCCAGGTGACAGTTCAAAAGATCATGAGTTCTCTGTTAGAGGCGGTGATGTCCAGCTGTGGAGGGTGCACCCCAGGGGCAGTTCTACGTGGCCAGCAGCTTGgtcgcacacgtgcacacacagcctCCCGGGAGCTCTTGCTTCTAGTCTGTCTCCAGCTCCCCTGGGGCCTTGCTGGCTAGCTGGTGATGTGGCACCCACCACGTCCAGCACCGAGCGCGTGGTCTAGGTCTCTGGCTGAAATCTGACCCAGTCCTCGTGGGGCTGGGAGCAGAGATGCTGTGGGAGAGGGCTGAGGTGGTAAGGTCCCCTCTAATGTCAGCAACTGGAAGTTTCCAGTCCCACTGGACACGGCCCCAGTCTGCAGCGGGTATCAGCCTTGCTGTAGATGTGCTGCGGGTGGAGGCATTCTTCACCTGGGGAGCGCTCCGCTGGATTCTCAGCTGCTCTTAGGTCTCAGGATGAATTCAGTAGCCCTCACTGGTCCGAGGGGTTCAGAGCTGCCCGGTGGTTCAGCTGGTCTTGTCCCCCCGTGTCAGTGAGTAAGCCCTGAGTTACAGGAGGGAATGGACCCCACGTTGTGTGCCAGTTTGTAACCAAACTAAGTGGTGTGGACCCTGGTCTCCCAACCACAGCTCTCTGCTTCAGGGGAGGTTCTCTTCAGGTTCCAGTAGGTGAATAAAGAGACCGAAGCTGAGATGGACACAGCAGTTTTATTCAGTGACCAGAGAACGGGGGATCAGGAGCTTAGTTCACTGTAAGCTTCTTGCCCACATGGCCAAAGGGATTTAATTTTAAAGGGAGTGGGGGAGAGGCTGACACTGGGGAGGTATGTGTACTAGTCTCCCCGGACAGGCAGGGCTTTTCTGAGGGGGCCACCCTGGTTGCCCTGTTTTGTCCCTAATATCTGGTCCTGGCTGCTGGTGGGTGTGTCATCTAATATGCTGATGTAAAGTGGACATCCAGTGAGACTCGGTCTGGTGGAGGTGCCATTTGttaccatttgtgtgtgtgtagctttGTTTCTTATCTCGGGACCCTTTAACTTACACATTGTGTTCACTCCTGCTGAAGGTGGGGGAATCAGAGTTGGGAGCAGGGACCTTGCtcagggtgggggctggagggtgagagcaaagacccagggcagctctGCCACTGCGCCCAGGTCAGGCAGCCACACGCCTGAGCACAGAATCGGGGTTTGGACCTGTGGCTGTGGCCAGGCTCCTTCTATACTCTGACTTCTGGAGACAGATCGCGGAGGGAGGGAGGGTATGTGGGGGGACCCTGTGTGTCTTCCCTGCTGGGGTCTCTGTGGGGACTGGCGTCAGCACCCCTCCCCTTCTTTCCCGAGTGACCTGGGTTCCCAGGTGACAGGGAGTGCTGTTCATGGAAAGGGGAGCCTGCAGACAAGGCTGCCTAGGGGCTGAGGGTGGGTCTCTCCCTGGAagtccccccctccctccccctctagCCCTGTGTGAGGGGTGGACAGTTGGTCATTGCTGTGACACGGAGGTGCCGAGCCAGCAGGCTACAGACGAGGGGCTGTTTTTATTGGAACAAAATATGCAATTCAACTGCACCCCCCTGTTACCcacagcccacccccaccccaccgccgCCACCTCCTCGTCTCTGGTCCACGTCTGGGCAGCCACGTGGTGGTCACTCCTGGATGTTCTGCCCGATCCAGCCTCTGACAGCAGCCACCCGGGTATACACGCCCGGGAACTGGGGCCGCCCACAGCCGTAACCCCAGCTGGTGACCCCAGTTAGCACCCAGCGGCCGGAGGGCTCCCTGCAGGCCAGGGGTCCCCCCGCGTCACCCTGAGGAGGGGAGACAGGAAAGGTACTCAGAGCGGGCAGTACTTCCCCTCCAGCAGCCGAGGGTGGGCTGGCCTGACCTCCGTGACCCCAGGTAAGTAGTAGTGTTCGCCCCTGGGAGAGCCTCACTGCCATCTGAGAAATGGGTTCAATGCTCAGGTGAGCTTTCATCCGGCTGGCACATTGGTGGACACCTGCCTGGTGGGCCTGGAGAAGACACGGCCTCTGCCCTGCTGCTCCTGACCCCTCTACCTGGCTGGGGGAGGATGTGGTGGGGGTGGAACCTGGTTCTCTAGAGGTGTCCACCAAGGCGGGGTTCAGTGGAAACTCCAGGAGAGCCGAAAGGTGCTCTGTTTGAGGAAGTGCACTGGAGGGGGGGAGCAGCTGAGGGGCTTTGCGTCCTGAGGGTGTGGCCCCAGGGAGCCCcggttcagttgcacagtcgctCACCGAGCAGCTGTCCACGCCTCCCTGCGGGAACCCGGCGCACAGCATGCGGCTGCTGATCTGTACCGGGTAGAAGCGGCGGCAGGTCTGCTCGCTGAGGAGGCGCACGGCCGCCTTCTGCAGCTGCCTGGCCATCGAGCCTGCAGGCGAGCGGCAGGACGGGACTCGGTAAGGCTGTGTGCCCGCTCGCTACCACAGGGGATCCCCAGTGGGGGTCTGGGCGGGATCCTACCTCCCTCGCGCACGGAGCCCCAGCCTGTGATGACGCAGCGCGCGCCGTCGGGGGGCCGCGGGGCGGGCTCAGGCAGGCAGATGGGCCGCACCAGGCGGCTGCGGCGTACTGGCCCCATTAGCTCG is a genomic window of Ovis canadensis isolate MfBH-ARS-UI-01 breed Bighorn chromosome 5, ARS-UI_OviCan_v2, whole genome shotgun sequence containing:
- the TIMM13 gene encoding mitochondrial import inner membrane translocase subunit Tim13, which encodes MEGGFGSDFGGSSGGKLDPGLIMEQVKVQIAVANAQELLQRMTDKCFRKCIGKPGGSLDNSEQKCIAMCMDRYMDAWNTVSRAYNSRLQRERANM